The following is a genomic window from bacterium.
CAAGATAGACCTTACAGGTTCGACATTTATTAGCATTAGCACAACTGCCGTTGGCTAATGTCCAACACGGCACTGTTCTATCAACCACTGCCGTACATTTCCGGCGGGTTTCCTCAGGGCAATTTTTAATCTCCCAACAGGGCATAACCATTAATAACCGCTGAATACCTTTAATATTTAATCCCTGCTGATGAATCAAATCCCGAACACACCGAATCCATTGAATATCATCGTTAGAGAACACTCTATAGCCATTAGACGGATTTCGATAAGGTTTAATCAATCCATCTTTTTCATATTCTCTAAGCATACGGACACTTATGCCTAACTTCTCCGCCGCGGTGGAAATATTATAAAAGGCAGTTAATTCCTTCAATCAGCTCACCCCAAAAAACCTTTCTTTATAGAATGCTTCAAACCTTGCGGAGGTTAATTGATGAAGCATTATAACATAAGATTAAACTTTTGTCAACCAATTTTTTCGAGTATGTTGAAAAAAATCCTTGACAAACTCGAAAATATATGTTATATTAATAATGGAAATGAAAATCATTGTCAATAAGAGGTGAAATGTTATGCCAGGTCCTCCGTGGTGGCATGGAAAATTTAGAGATTGCGGGTGTCGAATGACCATACCCAGGCAGGCAGTCATAGATGTGTTGACTAATACCTCTGAACATTTGAGTGCAGAGGATATATATATTGAGATTCATAAGGTGTATCCAGCCGTCGGCTTGACTACGGTCTATCGAACCCTGGATTTGTTAGCTCAGATGGGTATGGTATTTAAATTTGATTTTGGTGATGGAAGAAGCCGATATGAACTGACAGAGAGCACCAAAAAACATCATCACCATCTGGTCTGTACTAACTGTGGCAGGATAATCGACTATAGTGACTTTATTGAGGAAGAGGTAAGACTCTTTAATCAGGTGGAAGAAGCATTGTCCCAGAAGCATAATTTTGAAATCATTGCTCACCAGGTTCAGTTTTTAGGAAGATGTAATAATTGTAAATCTGGTAAATAGTAACTGGTAACTGGTGATTGGTAATTGGTAACTATTTAACCAGTTACCATTTAACCAATTACCAAACCAAAAGGAGGTGATTAAAGATGCCAAGAGGAGATGGAACGGGTCCGATGGGAATGGGACCAATGACGGGTCGAGCAGCAGGCTACTGTGCTGGATACCAGATGCCAGGCTATGCTAATTCAATTCCAGGGTGGGGATTTGGCATGGGTTTTGGCCGCGGCAGAGGTTTTAGTATGGGCCGTGGTAGAGGCT
Proteins encoded in this region:
- a CDS encoding MerR family transcriptional regulator, coding for MKELTAFYNISTAAEKLGISVRMLREYEKDGLIKPYRNPSNGYRVFSNDDIQWIRCVRDLIHQQGLNIKGIQRLLMVMPCWEIKNCPEETRRKCTAVVDRTVPCWTLANGSCANANKCRTCKVYLEAQKNIK
- a CDS encoding transcriptional repressor, encoding MPGPPWWHGKFRDCGCRMTIPRQAVIDVLTNTSEHLSAEDIYIEIHKVYPAVGLTTVYRTLDLLAQMGMVFKFDFGDGRSRYELTESTKKHHHHLVCTNCGRIIDYSDFIEEEVRLFNQVEEALSQKHNFEIIAHQVQFLGRCNNCKSGK